Proteins encoded by one window of Armigeres subalbatus isolate Guangzhou_Male unplaced genomic scaffold, GZ_Asu_2 Contig465, whole genome shotgun sequence:
- the LOC134204228 gene encoding uncharacterized protein LOC134204228, with amino-acid sequence MLATAGFPLRKWASNVPEALTGVPSEDLAIKPLHDPHDDQFVSTLGLVWDTRTDMLRFNVKMPLPAAILTNREVISYIARIFDPLGLVGPVIAAAKMFMQRLWKLKTDDNSPYEWDRPLPPNLQEEWKKYHATLDILSELRIPRFVSFADEPILQLHLFSDASELAYGACCYARSEDDNRIHVQLLTSKSKVAPIATKHSIARLELNAAVLSTRLFQKKINQSMRSSTEVFFWTDSTTVLQWLKSAPNRWKTFVANRVSTIQSNTEGYSWNHVPGIDNPADELSRGLTPAELLNQSRWWNGPSWLSKSSDHWPNSSIPCEEFQSTAEEARNVSLVAVPNEETSFADQLVLRFSSFSKIRRVVAYCIKYINSLKVAERSSSKERTTLLSTEDLLAADRALSRLAQQQTFADEVAEIKSVGTVKGAPLKWLKPRLTLDGILRVGGRLENAHAPEASKHPIILSSKHPLSRLLCDHYHKALLHAGPLLMLSTLRQKYWILGGRDLTRSTYHQCVKYFRTKPQLIQQSTADLPTSRVTPARPFSISGVDYCGPIFLKSPVRNRSPTKAYIAIFVCFSTRAVHIELVSDLSTPAFLSALRRFVARRGRICELHSDNGTAFKGAANVLHRIYEMLKLNDSDHESITNWCAEQEIQWKFIPPRAPHFGGLWEAAVKSCKHHLLREIGQTSISWEDMTTLLEQIEMCLNSRPLTPLPTDPADLQVLTPGHFLVGSNLQAVPSANVTEIPDNRLDHWQRTERQLQRIWTRWYPEYLAQLQTRANKGCKSPVNLQLGRIVVIKDENLPPAQWPLGRITKLHPGKDGIVRVVSMKTAAAEIVVRPAAMALLPITPDDYQTTS; translated from the coding sequence ATGCTTGCGACCGCTGGGTTTCCGTTGAGAAAGTGGGCCTCCAACGTGCCAGAAGCATTGACTGGCGTACCATCCGAAGACTTAGCGATAAAACCGCTCCACGATCCCCACGACGATCAATTCGTCTCAACACTAGGCCTTGTTTGGGACACAAGAACGGACATGCTGCGGTTCAATGTCAAGATGCCGCTCCCTGCAGCAATCCTCACAAATCGTGAAGTGATCTCCTACATTGCCAGAATATTTGACCCATTAGGTCTGGTCGGTCCGGTGATAGCTGCCGCCAAAATGTTTATGCAACGCCTCTGGAAACTGAAGACTGATGATAACAGTCCCTACGAGTGGGACAGGCCACTTCCACCCAACCTAcaagaagaatggaagaagtATCACGCCACTTTGGATATACTTTCCGAATTACGAATTCCTCGCTTCGTTTCATTTGCCGATGAACCAATACTCCAGCTACACCTGTTTTCCGACGCTTCAGAATTGGCTTACGGCGCATGCTGCTACGCTCGTTCAGAGGACGACAATCGCATTCACGTACAACTGCTGACTTCGAAGTCGAAGGTTGCGCCAATAGCCACCAAGCATTCCATCGCTCGTCTGGAACTGAACGCTGCTGTCCTGTCTACCAGATTGTTCCAGAAGAAGATAAACCAATCAATGCGATCGTCAACCGAAGTCTTCTTCTGGACAGATTCAACCACCGTCCTGCAGTGGCTTAAATCTGCACCGAATCGTTGGAAAACCTTTGTAGCCAATCGAGTTTCAACGATCCAGTCTAACACCGAAGGGTATTCCTGGAATCACGTTCCCGGAATCGACAATCCAGCCGATGAACTATCCCGAGGTCTGACACCGGCCGAACTACTAAACCAAAGCCGTTGGTGGAACGGACCGTCGTGGCTTTCCAAATCGTCCGATCATTGGCCAAATTCAAGCATCCCCTGCGAAGAGTTTCAATCTACAGCCGAAGAGGCACGCAATGTTTCGTTAGTAGCGGTGCCTAATGAAGAAACCTCATTCGCAGATCAGTTGGTCCTCCGTTTCTCATCATTTTCCAAAATACGTCGTGTGGTTGCCTACTGCATCAAGTACATCAATTCCCTTAAGGTTGCAGAACGAAGCTCGTCAAAAGAAAGAACAACGCTCCTTTCTACAGAAGATTTGCTGGCTGCTGACCGTGCATTATCTCGTCTCGCACAGCAACAAACTTTCGCAGATGAGGTAGCAGAGATTAAATCCGTCGGAACCGTGAAAGGTGCCCCATTGAAATGGCTGAAGCCACGCTTGACACTCGACGGAATCCTCCGTGTTGGCGGacgactcgagaatgcccatgCACCTGAAGCAAGCAAGCACCCAATCATCCTGTCATCCAAGCACCCTCTGTCTCGTCTACTCTGCGATCATTACCATAAGGCTCTCCTTCATGCTGGTCCCCTGTTGATGCTGTCCACATTGCGCCAGAAATAttggattcttggaggaagagACCTGACCCGATCAACCTACCACCAATGTGTCAAATATTTCCGAACTAAGCCGCAACTCATTCAACAGAGCACTGCTGATCTACCAACGTCCCGTGTCACGCCAGCACGGCCGTTTTCCATCTCTGGTGTGGATTACTGCGGCCCGATATTTCTCAAGTCTCCAGTGCGGAATAGATCTCCGACAAAGGCTTATATAGCCATCTTCGTGTGCTTCTCGACCAGAGCAGTACACATAGAACTGGTTTCGGACCTTTCCACTCCAGCCTTCCTCTCAGCTCTACGTCGCTTTGTTGCACGCCGCGGGCGAATTTGTGAGCTCCACTCCGATAACGGGACCGCCTTTAAGGGAGCAGCAAATGTCTTGCATCGCATCTACGAAATGCTGAAGCTCAACGATAGTGACCACGAATCCATCACCAACTGGTGTGCTGAGCAGGAAATCCAGTGGAAGTTTATACCGCCACGCGCCCCACATTTCGGAGGATTGTGGGAAGCGGCGGTGAAATCGTGCAAGCACCATCTCCTACGAGAAATAGGCCAAACATCGATCAGCTGGGAAGATATGACAACGTTGCTGGAACAAATCGAAATGTGCTTGAACTCACGACCACTAACTCCGCTTCCAACAGATCCCGCCGATCTCCAAGTACTTACCCCAGGCCATTTTCTTGTTGGTTCGAATCTCCAAGCAGTTCCGTCAGCCAATGTTACCGAAATACCGGACAACCGTCTGGATCACTGGCAACGAACCGAAAGGCAGTTGCAGCGTATTTGGACAAGGTGGTATCCGGAGTATCTTGCCCAACTTCAAACCAGAGCCAACAAGGGTTGCAAGTCTCCAGTCAATTTGCAGTTAGGGCGGATCGTGGTCATCAAAGACGAAAATCTTCCACCGGCACAGTGGCCGCTGGGACGAATTACAAAGCTGCATCCAGGTAAAGATGGAATCGTCCGTGTTGTCAGCATGAagacagcagcagcagagaTCGTCGTGCGACCAGCCGCCATGGCCCTTCTACCTATAACACCAGATGACTACCAAACCACATCGTAA